One Deferribacterota bacterium genomic window, GCATAAAAGTTATAGTGGCTAAGAATGCAGGTTTTTGTTTTGGTGTAGAGAGAGCAATTTCAATAGCCAAAGAATCGCTTGGTGAGAATGGAAAGGTATACACCTATGGACCTATTATACACAACCCCCATGTTGTTAATCAGCTAGAGAAAAGTGGTATTAGCGTTGTAAATGATTTAGATAATCTTAAAAAAGGGGATACTGTCATTATTAGGTCCCATGGGATAACTAAATATATGTATGAAGAAATTGAATCTAAAGAGATAAAAATTATAGATGCTACTTGCCCTTTTGTAAAAAAGGCGTATAATGCTGCTAGGGAATTGAGCCATGAGGGTTATTCGGTGGTTATATTTGGTGATAAATTTCATCCTGAGGTTGAGGGTATAATCAGTTACATAGAAGGGGATTATCACATTGTCTCTGATATTAATGAAGCATTGTCATTAAATTGCTATAACAAGATAGGTTATTTAGCTCAAACAACACAAGATAGGAAATTATTTCAAGATATTTTTGAGGTATTGAAAAATAAGTGTAGTAAGATAAAAAAAGTAGATACAATATGCAATGCTACATTTCAAAGACAGAATGAGGCAAAAGATATTGCAGGCAAGGTTGATTTAATGTTAATAATAGGTGGAAGAAATAGCGCGAATACAAAGAGATTGTATCAGATTTGTTGTAAAATATGTGAAAAAACTTATTTTGTTGAGAGTGTAGAAGAGTTAAAAAATATAAAATTTAAGAAAGATTACAAAGTAGGTATTTCCGCTGGGGCTTCAACACCTAATTATCTTATAAATGAAGTTTTAGATTATCTAAATGAGGTAGAGTATGTCTAAGGATGATAACACCAAAGAGGGATTTGAAAAAATATTAGAAGATTATATACCCCCACTAGAAAAGGGGGCAATTTTGGAGGGCAGGGTAGTTAAAATAGGTGAAAACTCTGCTTTAATAAATATTGGCACAAAGACCGAAGGCTTTATACCCATTAATGAGTTAAAGCGCGATGGTAATATTATTGTTAAAGAGGGTCAAAAGCTAGAAGCTAAAGTTGTAGAAATATCCAATGCTTTGGGTCAGATAAAGTTATCATCATTAGAGCTTAGAATTGATAGAGATTATGAGAGGGTTAAAAAAGCATATGAATCAGGGGAATATATAGATATTAAAATAATCAAAGATGTTGATAGAGGTTTTATAGGGTATGCAGGTGAGATAGAATCATACATTCCTAAATCACATATTGATTTTAGAAGGAATAAGAAAGAAGATGCCTACTATATTGATAAAACTCTTAAATGTAAAATACTAAAGATAGATAGTGATAGAAAAACAATTTTGGCATCACACAGGATGTACCTAGAGGAAAAAGAGAAAAGAGAAGTAGAGGAGTTTTTTAATAAGGTCAAAGTTGGTGATATTCTTAAGGGAAAGGTT contains:
- the ispH gene encoding 4-hydroxy-3-methylbut-2-enyl diphosphate reductase, producing IKVIVAKNAGFCFGVERAISIAKESLGENGKVYTYGPIIHNPHVVNQLEKSGISVVNDLDNLKKGDTVIIRSHGITKYMYEEIESKEIKIIDATCPFVKKAYNAARELSHEGYSVVIFGDKFHPEVEGIISYIEGDYHIVSDINEALSLNCYNKIGYLAQTTQDRKLFQDIFEVLKNKCSKIKKVDTICNATFQRQNEAKDIAGKVDLMLIIGGRNSANTKRLYQICCKICEKTYFVESVEELKNIKFKKDYKVGISAGASTPNYLINEVLDYLNEVEYV